From Antechinus flavipes isolate AdamAnt ecotype Samford, QLD, Australia chromosome 1, AdamAnt_v2, whole genome shotgun sequence:
gctaGTTGACAATACACAATGATCCCATTGTCCTGtgtgtttattgttgttgttgtttgtcctttattcttgaaaacaaccaatgacatcaggagggtgatgctatgacatgcaagtaaattgaattttaagTGAGGTAGTCACCTACCTCActctcccctccagagccatctgggtccagtggcaagatagagatcaagagactggagatggccctggatgcagtgggagacatTGGCCTTTATAAGTGaggtctttaacaagtctcagtttgacagaGGCAAAGCCCAATCAATGATTAAAGTTAGGTAAGGAATGTGTTATTTATGTTAGGTATGTATACATTACCTCCCCCAAATAACTCATTTCTCTATTAGCACAAAAGTTTAGCAGTAATTTaacataaacatttaaataatctTTGTATAGATGTCATTGAACAATTTCTCTAAAAATAGGattatatagttttctttattgGTCCAGAATGTATATGGCAGCTCTGATGCTGTAGTATTAATAAAATGATACATGtgtaaaaaattgaaatattttgtcttcatgataatgcatattaaaaattaagaaacactTTTTCAACTCAAACTCTTTCCAAAATACtggcaaatatttttttcttaatgtgaaGAGAATTTTGAGGGGAGAGTTTGTTAATGTTAACTTTTGTATAGTATCTATAAATTTGACCATCCAAATATGACCAACCaaaatgtttctaataaaaaAGGATTGAGATGGACaaatgctatctatctatctatctatctatctatctatctatctatctatctatctatctatctatctatctttgttAATGCTTTGGAAAGACCAAAAGAGAAATGGATCCTAAGAAATGaattatgtattttctttcttttttagtgaGTAGAAGTGAGAGTAAAAATGCttgttagtttaaaaaattaaatttaaaaatgagtagGTGATAATTCAGATAGCACTTCAAAGTTTGTACTTTCTCTTAAAGACTAtgagaaaattatattgtaaTGTTAATTGACATCCTCTCCACTTCTGATTGGTGATTAATCAACATAGCAGCTGCTGACAATAAATAGTCTAAGCACTCATATTGTTgtccagtttgtttttttttgttgtgtgaatgaatattttttagaatttgaatttgaaggtAATGAGTCCTTAATTACAAAGTTTGGAAAGTCTTAGACTATATccatatataggcatatattgtgcatgtatatacctatagacatataaatatatgtggatataaaatatacctatacacacataaatatatgtgtacatatatgtatatacacatgtatgtgtatatatattaaaaaactatatgaattatatatacttctatatggtttatatgtaattatataacattcatctgatatatgcatatatacattatatgaatatatgtttataaaacctccaagaataatttctttctcaattagTATAAAGTTTTGATTTAGTACAATTTAGCAACATACATTTCTAGCATTTGTTGTACTGTTCCACTAAACAATTTCTCTAAAAATAGGATTATATAGCTTCCTTTATTGGTTCAGAATGTATATACCAtgtaaaattaatgaaattatacatTCTTTAGAGTAAAAAAGGTAcattgaaataaaggattttgtcTTCGtgataatgtaaattaaaaattagaagaacagctTTTTCAACTTaaactcatttttcttcatttttgggGTGACATTGTTCATTTTTGTATAGTAACTGAAGCATGATTTGGCCAtctatctagcaaaattatttcACTACAAAGGATTAAGATGGGGCAAATATACTTATTAAACCCTTGTATATAGAACCATATAgaatcatatatatacacatacaatatacAGCATCAGGCTACCTGTCACTCTGAACACCAAATGCAGAATATGGAACATTTTAGGGCTGGAAACGTCTCAGCTGTTAAAGAAACACGCATAAAAAGACTCGTTCTACTTCACCTGAATTCGGTCACAGGTTGATAGGAGACTTGGAGTCATTGTAACTTGTAACAGCTCTTGTGCCAAAAGCCACAGCATGCTTGGCCAGCTCATTGGGCAGTAGCCTGTAAACCGCCATCTGGAGATCTTGGTGACTAAGGGTTAAATGTCTTTTGTAACACAAGAGGTTACAGGCCTCTTCGGCAATACGCTCAAGGATGTTATTGATCATGCGGTTCATGATGTCAGCGGTTTTGGATGACAGACCTTGGTTGGGGACCACTTCTCTCAGCACTCTATGAGTGTAGAGGCTGTAGTTTCTGTTAAGGAGATTTTTCTGGGatggtttcttctttttctcttggcATGTGCTACTAGATTTTTCACTTTCACTGGACTTCACTGCTTTAGCCATTGTAGATGGATTTCAGCACCGAGCTAATGCCAGAGTCTCATGTCCCTTCCTGGTATCAAAAAGGTATCAGGGCCTGGAAGTGTCATCTGCTGTATTTATAGGGTTGCTACATGTCAACATGCTGTGCCCCTCCTCCTGATTGGAAGTTGCTCAGGAAGTGTCATAATCACTCTTCCTGCATCTCATTTAGATATTATGATGTCCTTTTTTAGTCAGTCAAAAGCTGTCTTTAAAAAGACATAGTAAATATATGTTTTACTACAGACAGTTTTAACTAACTGCAGACTCGGGTCTGGAATCTGGGGGAGAGCACAGGTGTGTCTATTTTCACACTATAGATTCTCCATCAGAGTGAGCTCTTGGTTAGGCTCcaatcaattttattattattttttaaattttataattttattttattattttcaatacatatgcaacgatagttttcagtattcactcttgcaaaaccatgtgttttaaatttttctccctccctgacCTCCCTCTCCTAGACAACAAGTGATCCAagataagttaaatatgtgcaattcttctaaacatatatttACACTATCGGAATTTTTGTGCTGACGCAAGCAACACAGGTAAttattggggaaaacaaaataacaaaatgaaaggCAGGATTAAGTAGGAATAGAAGGAATAGAAAGATATCAGGACATATCACAAGGTCACTGCTAGGGAGGCAGCTCACCCAGAAGAAGTTCGGAGCAGATAGTTTCCTATTTAAATTGACTTTAGCACCTAGTTATTAACAATCATTAATTATTTCTTCCAACTTGGATTACAAGAAGATTCTTGAAGCCTGGATTAACAATCATTACTTATTTCTTCAAACTTGGATTACAGGAAGATTCTTGAAGCCTGGATTAACAATCATTACTTATTTCTTCAAACTTGGATTACAGGAAGATTCTTGAAGCCTGGATTAACAATCATTACTTATTTCTTCAAACTTGGATTACAGGAAGATTCTTGAAGCCTGAGGTAGACAGATCaggtcaaatcaagtcaacaagcatttcttcaGTGTCTCTTaggtgccaggtactatgctgagCCCTGAGGATATCAAGGAAGGCACCCCCAAAAAACAACCCCCCTAAAACAGTCCCTGTTTTTGAGGAACTCACAATGTAATTGGCTTTTTGAAGAAGTGGCTTTTGAAGCCACCCACTACCAACTGTCAAAGTATCATtgtagaattggaaaggatcttgATGTTACACAGGAGTCCCTAAAGGGAGCTACAGGGTAATGAGGCCCCAGAGAGAGAGACTCACTTCCCTAGGTCACATAGGAAGATTTGTTGTCGGAATGGAAGCTGGGCTAAAGCAGAGGCAAAGTAGTTCTCAAATCTCCTAAGACTCACAGGGGCTTAGAGCTAGATGGGGCCTCAGATACAGCTTTGTTCAGTTCTTATttcacaaaggaagaaactgaggttccgAGCAGACAATAGAACCTAGTACCCCTGAGTACTTTCTCAGCCTGGTGGTTAAAGTTTGACTTCCCTTTTGAATACATACCCACCCCCTTGTCGCATGACTTAAATATCTTTTGGGAATGATCCTTACAGACATGGCCCTGGGGACTAGGTCCTACAGGTCTGggagagttgattgttaaattttcaatgtgagaatTTATTCCTCAAAAAAATTCAGGGTAGGggtggctaggtggtgcagtggattagagcatcagccctgtagtcaggaggacccgagttcaaatttgatctcaagacacttcctagatgtgtgaccctgggcaagtcacttaatcccaattccctcagaaaaaaacaagaaaataaaaaaatcagggtttaattttgttaatgttaagaaagagaaaacagatgtAGATTAAATCAAGGAAGGATCCTTCCAGGCATGCCTCTGGGAGCTAGCTCCTACTGGTTTGGGAGAGCTAATTGTTATATTTTCAGTGTGAGAATTtattcctccaaaaaaaaaaatcagggtttaattttgttaattttaattaaagagatggagaaaacagaggtgtagattaaatttaaaattatatcaagCCTTTTGTAGAGCCACCTGTTGAACATTTACCAGAACACCTTTGCCCCCGCCCCAAGTTCACTCTACCCCCAAGGAAAGTTTAAAAGTCTTGAGATAGCACAGATTCCAAAGGAATTTCTGAGGGATGACATACTCAAGAAGTCTTGCTTCCAATTGCTTTGTCCTTTTGAAATGTTCACCTGGCTGTCCAGGTAAGTCATTCTGAGGGGCTATGTAAGATGTTATATCTGACAAAGACATTTTTATACTTTACacattaaatgaaaaaactgagaaatattttgtttattcattgagAAAGTTAAGTGATGGTGGTTTAGTcgttttttagttgtgtccaactctttgaggttttcttggcaaagatactggattaatgtgccattttcttctccaaatcattttaaagatgaggaaacagacagaaCCAagggacttgcttagggtcacaaaaCTGGTAGgtacctgaggccagaagctGAGTCTTCTGACTCCCGATAGGGCAATCTGTCcactgtcacctagctgccctagtaAGTGGTAGGACCTGGCTTTATTTTCAGatcttctgaatttaaatcctgcatTTATGCTGTTACATTCATCACATTGCCTTGAAAGCCATTTAAATATCTCATTACTGTCAAATTCTTTTGGACcttatatgaattaatataacttttttatcATCTGAATTTAGAACAGTTATTTTGTGATGACTGTTTTTCTGTTATTgggatatttttctcttttgtcctctTGCACAACAACAGAGCTTGGTTCCCCTCAGCTTCTGACTCAAGCTGCTCCTCCAGTGGGAGTAGATACTCCTGCCTCCTGTTCACCATCTTGTTATTACTGAGGACTGGCCATGCTCCATTCTCGACTCTTCTCCAGGCACAATCTCCATTTTAATTCCTCAGAGGAAAGCACTGGTTTGTCTCTTGCCCTTAGGCAATCTTGGGCTTGGGGCAAagcccctctctcttctcctaagCATAACTCTTATGGAGCACCAGACTCTATTTTGGAACATTTTAAATCACATAAGGGGAGGCTCCAAGCCTGTAGCAAACCACTAAGAGGAAACAGGATaaagctgaaatttaaaaaaaaatctgttgtcaAGTTCCCTTTCTCTAATTATGGACCCCGTCTCTCTAACACTGCTACTGATCTAGTTCAAGGTCTCGTTATCTCAAACCTGGATGAGTGCAATAGCAATTGATGAGTTtatctgcctcaagtctctcctcactacAATTCATCATTtagctaaagtgattttcttaaagcacaggttcAATCATGTCATTCATGTCTCTCTTCCCTACTCAATCAACCCTAGTACCTCCCTAgtgcctccagaatcaaatacaaaacatTTCATTTGGCACTCATCTCCTTGCCCTTCCTTACCTGGGCCCCTCCTACCTTCCCAGTCTTTTCACACTAAGTGGGATTGCTCAGAAAGCTGACCCCTGCCCTAGTTTAGCAGCTGAGGgcatttatccccctcatccaaggctatgaagtttctttatttaaaggcccacaaaacaaagtttttgtttttactatagtccggcctccaactgtctgagggacagtgaactggccccctatttaaaaagtttgaggacctctgctagAGTATACTGGTGAAGGTGACTCTCCTTTCCTGCAGGATCTGAATAAACTGCTTTCTGCTCTGGCTCCGAGAAAcatctatttgaattattttggatTACTGGTCGCTTTCTCACACAACACCTCATTCCTCACACCTACTCTTTGATCCAGGCACAGTCTCCCAAATGAGACACTACCATACTGGCAAGTATGGTAGAAGGCTAAAGCAATAAATAACAATCATCATCCCCAGACTGGAGGCTAATACTAGGTGATGATGGCGGTAGTTGTAGTGGTGAAGAGAAAAAATGGgtaccaggagtggtaaataggAAACAGTTTTGGGAGAGCAATTGATTATAAAGCACAATGGATGAAAATAGCATATTAGAGATTCAGTTCTTGACATGGAGCAACTATGACGAGACATCTATCAGTCTCCAGGTATTCTTTCTATCTGTCCCCCAATTCTGGAACACTCTCCCCCCCTACTCTGCTCAGAGCAGGTTTCCTTTAAATTCCGACTAAAATATCCCCCCTTTCCCCCGACTCTTAGTTCCAGTGCCTTTTCTCTAtcgattatttcccatttattctacatatagcttgctttgtttgtttctcccattagattgtgagctccttgaagtcagggactcttttgcttctttttttatcttaGCACAgcccctggcacatagtaggcacttgattaTCAAGTGATAATGATTGATTTACTGATTAAAGAGAAAGGTACGATTAGATCAGTTAGAGGGATTTTAAACATGCTGATCCTCAGGTAGGCTGTAAGAGAAAGGACAGGAAAATAGGATTTACATAAATAGTGTTCCGCTTGAAAGAGctgattgctaaattttcagtgtaagaatttatactttaaaaatctgcggggttgttgttgttgttgttgttgttgttgttgttgattttctagttttaagaaagtgttaataatgcagaataaacttttaaaagtgtGTGCGTGTCTACATTTCCCTACCCCAACCttgctgttaaacatttaccagcatattcCTGTATTAGCCTATAAAAACTACGTGAACTTGGCAAGTATGGTAG
This genomic window contains:
- the LOC127558978 gene encoding histone H2B subacrosomal variant-like translates to MAKAVKSSESEKSSSTCQEKKKKPSQKNLLNRNYSLYTHRVLREVVPNQGLSSKTADIMNRMINNILERIAEEACNLLCYKRHLTLSHQDLQMAVYRLLPNELAKHAVAFGTRAVTSYNDSKSPINL